A genomic segment from Nicotiana tabacum cultivar K326 chromosome 9, ASM71507v2, whole genome shotgun sequence encodes:
- the LOC142163880 gene encoding uncharacterized protein LOC142163880, whose product MPTGKLAKWQILLSKFDIVYITRKAIKGQALADHLKENPVDGDYEPLTTYFPDEEVLFAGEYIVESYPGWRMFFDGANNFKDQNGSRMNIKELLVIGNSDLLIHQVQGEWSPKNVKILLYMHYAKEMCKKFTKIEFKHVPRIQNEFADALATLSYMILHPDKNYIDPIKVEIRDQHAYCFHVDEEPGGKPWYHDIKRFLATRE is encoded by the exons ATGCCGACCGGAAAGCTAGCTAAATGGCAAATTCTCCTCAGCAAATTTGACATTGTATACATAACTCGGAAGGCTATCAAAGGACAAGCTTTAGCCGACCACCTCAAAGAAAATCCAGTGGATGGTGATTACGAACCCCTTACCACGTATTTCCCCGATGAAGAAGTACTATTTGCCGGAGAGTATATTGTAGAATCATACCCTGGGTGgcgaatgtttttcgatggagcaaacAATTTCAAA GATCAGAATGGCAGTCGAATGAATATCAAAGAACTTTTGGTCATAGGAAATTCCGATTTGTTGATACACCAAGTCCAAGGAGAATGGTCCCCCAAGAATGTCAAGATACTTCTATACATGCACTATGCGAAGGAGATGTGTAAGAAGTTCACAAAGATTGAGTTCAAGCATGTCCCcaggattcagaatgagttcgccgatgcccTTGCAACCCTATCATATATGATTCTGCATCCGGACAAGAACTACATTGACCCTATCAAGGTAGAGATCAGGGATCAACATGCCTATTGCTTCCATGTAGATGAAGAACCAGGAGGTAAACCATGGTATCACGACATCAAGAGATTCCTTGCAACCAGAGAATAA